Proteins encoded by one window of Manis pentadactyla isolate mManPen7 chromosome X, mManPen7.hap1, whole genome shotgun sequence:
- the LOC118926196 gene encoding melanoma-associated antigen B18-like: MPRGQKSKLRAREKRHLARMESQSIEGAQATAAAAGEAPSPASPPSERRSQNVPAAETPSSPRASPKTTAKAATSAKSDNDANSQNKRSSRSSQGVEDFERGPLHSMVVLLVQYLMQKYQKREPITKSDMLKHVITKHKHHFNEIFKRASEHMELAFGVDLREVDPIRHCYVFVNKLDTAFDDPTNGEEKMPKTGVLMMVLGVVFMKGNCAREEDIWKVLNVMGVYADKKHFIYGDPKKLVTEDFVQQKYLEYRQVAGSDPPCYEFLWGARAHAETSKMKVLEFLAKLHDSVPNAFPSWYEEALQDEKERAQARAAAKAAARARIAARASARATALVRNPSQH, encoded by the coding sequence ATGCCTCGTGGTCAGAAGAGTAAGCTCCGTGCCCGTGAGAAACGCCACCTGGCCAGGATGGAAAGCCAGAGCATAGAGGGTGCTCAGGCCACTGCTGCAGCAGCTGGAGAGGCCCCCTCCCCTGCCAGTCCTCCCTCTGAGCGAAGATCTCAGAATGTGCCTGCTGCTGAGACACCTAGCTCTCCTAGGGCTTCTCCCAAAACTACTGCCAAAGCTGCTACAAGTGCCAAGTCAGATAATGATGCCAATAGCCAAAATAAGCGAAGCTCAAGGTCCTCACAGGGCGTTGAGGACTTCGAAAGAGGTCCTTTACACAGCATGGTGGTTTTGTTGGTGCAGTACCTAATGCAGAAGTATCAGAAAAGGGAGCCAATTACAAAGTCAGACATGCTCAAGCATGTTATCACAAAGCACAAGCATCATTTCAATGAGATCTTCAAGAGAGCCTCTGAGCACATGGAGCTGGCCTTTGGTGTTGATTTGAGGGAGGTGGATCCCATCAGGCACTGCTATGTCTTTGTCAACAAACTAGACACCGCCTTCGATGATCCGACCAACGGTGAAGAGAAGATGCCCAAGACCGGCGTCCTGATGATGGTGCTGGGTGTGGTCTTCATGAAAGGTAACTGTGCCCGGGAAGAAGATATCTGGAAAGTGCTGAATGTAATGGGTGTCTATGCTGATAAGAAGCATTTCATCTATGGGGATCCTAAGAAGCTTGTCACCGAAGATTTCGTGCAGCAGAAGTACCTGGAGTACCGCCAGGTAGCCGGCAGCGACCCTCCCTGTTATGAGTTCCTGTGGGGTGCCCGGGCCCACGCCGAAACCAGCAAGATGAAGGTGCTGGAATTTCTCGCCAAATTGCATGATAGCGTGCCGAATGCCTTTCCATCCTGGTATGAAGAGGCTTTGCAAGATGAGAAAGAGAGGGCCCAAGCCAGAGCTGCAGCCAAGGCTGCAGCCAGGGCCCGCATTGCTGCCAGGGCCAGCGCACGGGCCACAGCCTTGGTTCGCAACCCCTCCCAACACTAA